Below is a window of Ischnura elegans chromosome 1, ioIscEleg1.1, whole genome shotgun sequence DNA.
gctgtttatgaacggatgaatgtatgatattactattttagttctgactgttcttgtgtggtatggtaaaagttctcaatggctatttatgaactgaattgtgatcgtaaatgccgtattaagttattcctgcccaatgtaaatacttggatcgaatatgatgcatgtaaccgagtgagtgcgaaaatgttcgatcaaaatcaatcatagccacaataaaatgtgaaggaaggaataaattcttggtcaaggcttagagcctgttctaatttcgtttgtgaatctattcatactctttttttgttcatgctaatattgtaacaaggccataaaattatgataacagcaccatttcatgaatgctaaactaatcgctggatgatgaattagccctctctttcatggtatcattttgaggcataattaactaatttgtaaccaagtatcattaacgaacttattttgtgaataactgtcgCAGCGAAGTGCTAACAGTAAATATGAGTAGTCTCGACTAGGAATCATGTTAACACAGTTGCACTCTGATGTGAGGGAACGAAACAAAGAATTGGCATGGGTAACCCATGGGGATGGCTCAAAAGGAGTGCATGATACGTACTATCGttagtttttccatcagattactaaaaatttactttagcacttaggcgattcactcagaagtaaggggacaaaaataatcgagttTATTTGCAGTATCTACAGTATTCCTGTGGTTCGTGCCTCAAATACTAGCCAAATCTGGCTTATATATATTGCTTGGGTTTCACGGATTTCAAGACATACACCATATGCgcattggtatttataatttcatggacaattagagaccaaagtcacataatgtgtatcttaagcgattttttatggaatataaggctccacattatagtggaattaaatttaatgttgtcaattgaaccgtttgttctgttaaacatgatactctcaggttcatcataattttcttgctttccatatttcattacatattttaagcaatgcaaaatctgttaatgagaaatgtctgtttagtcatgcaaaaaaatgacatttttattttttgaagaacttcaccctcttgcatggaaatgaatcggtgtcttaaaatgttcatggcctcactaatctattagtattatcttcatctagctctcaataattgtattatgttgatggacttacatggaaatgtattgtaggattattgatatttaagaccaatgtatatacactagctgacatgaataacttttacattacatattgtgtgaacttatgatgcaatacttcccttactgctacttcctctccttagtctgtctcatgcaaattttaaattttgcaacttaatgttaatttaccattcatgaaagatgtcaatattcaccattttcaggttaaagaagtaataattttttgctgtttagtgcttgtttagtggataaatattgatttctgtttattttaatctacagatgctctccactcttgtcttatgtttagcagtgctgataaatgtgcctttcttgagttaactggggagtggctacgatggtcgtgctgcctgaagaagactgagagaaatcaaggaaaagaataggattgaaatatttgttgataatgttaaatgcttatgtttttttattagaataaatctacttcattatcaaattgcagaactatttcatacttgattctcctattatatcctatgtaatccattatctaccaattgattacatattccgtaggagctccatcaaaggataaagtggcagtagactttaataattacaaataatttgggctaaagcattatagtggctcatgataccacctatgtatcaatattcttattaatgttactaaaacatgccttagcccttttccttgttcgttcaatctttcgtacgttgtaatctagcagtgtggagtgtaatgctttcagatgcacatgtgcagtggagctggtgagagctgtacgatgacagggctaaagaggatgttgaagggttagacaacatgataatcagtaccatcaatgctttattctgtcgaatgcttatcatttataaattttaaattaacattggcgatttcaaatccttgaccaaatttagttgtattaatgattaaacattttcaatttaaagtgctaatctgataacttgagtgaatgcaatgtgtaggtctgacatcatgccctaagtccacagtgaaaggcaggagcggtaaaaaggagagaatttgtgcatctataggtattgcaaggttgtaagggaatacttttcataagggggataaatggatgcaacctcaccctagtgaaaatctccataggatttctttttcctttagtaatttgacaatgggaaatgattgttcctataggaaaattttaggttcctatgggaaaataaaattttcctgtaggaacataaaaatttcctatagaaacaaatgtttcccattgtcaaattactattgggaaaaaaatcctgtagatattttcactagggtatgctgagcatattttgggagaatgatgggcatatgttaaaaacatatgttgggcataattggaaaccatgctgagcatatgttaaaaacatatgttgagcataagtgggtaatatgctgagcatatgttaaaaacatatgttgagcatgtgtggaaaacatgctgagcatatgttgaaaacttgtgttgaacatatgttgagcatatgccttgccggacatttacatatgctcagcatgtgctcaaattatgttgaacacatcttacatatgtgttgaaaatgccctgagcatactctgaacacaaattgtgctactagggtTATTGCTAGTCTAGTCTAACCTTCGTCTAGTTGCTAACCTTCCAAAATCCAACAGGATATATCAATTTTCCCAGAGTCTCATCATCTGTATTTAGAATACTTTCTACAGTCAACCCGTGACTTCTGAGTCGCTGCATTGCTTGATAAGTGACAGTGTCTTTCGTTTGACTtgaaagcatcagagaaataagaaCGTGATACCTCACAACCTGCGAAAAAAACGCATAGTTTTGAGCGCGAGAGTTCAAGCTATTCATATGGATAACCCATGCAAATATTAACGGACTCACTTCTGGTCTCGCTGTCTCATCGCTACATTTGTCGCATCCCATGCTGTCCACTGGAGCATCTCTACTTTTACGCATTTCTCGGATGTTGTTTAAAGTTTTTACCCAATTTACGGGCTCTTCAACTCCAACGACAGCCTTCGCTTTAGAAGCTTCATCATGGCTTGATTCAGGATTTTCATACTCTACTTTCAAATGTTGCCTTTTGGGCCCTTTAAAAGTAGCTTTTGTCGATTTCAAAACTTTACACTGACTTGTATCCGGATTTTCGAGCTCCAAATTTGAGTGCTCTCTCTTCTTAGGTTTCGATGAAATTTTGGGGCCTGCTGGTTTAGATTTTTTCATGATTGACCTCTTCAAAAACTCATTACCAATACAGGATGTGTAAGGAATGAAATTACCCGCCAAACACCTTAACATAGATATTGCGCATATCGGATTTGTTGTCGTTTTGTACTCCCTCTCGAAACCCTTCGACCGCTTCGACCACCTACGAATCTCGACCATGGTCGGGTAATATCGATTAGTACTATTGTTGACATCGCTCGAAGTCGAAGATGCGGCGATGCGGCCGAAAATGTTGCAGCTGTTTTAGCTGTTTACTAACATATCACTGATCTGTATTCGTGTAAAGCAcggaattaatgaaattttggtgCATTGATTTTATGCAATCATGAATGACTTATCCATGGCGTCTACATAATACTGTCTGCATTGAACCTTAGGGTTCAGCGCTTCTTAAATcaacaaaatgttttccttgtGACGAACGAATTTGTTCAATTCATTTCGAGTTGCGTATAGAATGGATACTCAGAATCTTAAAGCATTCATAAAAGGGACATGCCAGGATATGTGCCCGGAGAGTGAGCGAAGAATGTAAGTGAGGACGGATCAATAAAACGAAATGGTTCAAAAGTGTTATGCACGCAAtcttatatatttatcttcctttacATGTAAGGCGTGAAAGAGAAAAGCTTTTGCACCCGCTAGAAATTTTGCAGGGAACTCAAGGATTGGAAAAACCTTTGGCTGACCCAACAAGAACTGTTAAGGTCTTCAGTCGTTCTGCAGCTGGCAGAAGAACTTCGTCGCCCCATGACCTTAGGCCGTTACCTGTACTGAAGAAAACACTAGAATTCCTATTTTCGCAGTAAATAACCTTTATTGTTTTGGTATTTCTTGTTATATGCTACTAATTTTAACCTCGTATAGATTCCCTACTGCGGTTGGAACGTTGAATTTGTTCAGATTTGTTTGTACCATTTTTGTCCTGTCATCTATGTTGTTTTTCGGGCAATGTTTGTACTATGTAAcggattttaatttcaaactcTCTTCTTTAGTCATGCTACTTCGTCATGGATTTCACATTCAACTGGCATGATAATTAGCGTTAATGTCTTCATTTGACTGTAAGCAAGGTTCTTGTTCTCTCATGCACAATTTAACAGGTATgatgaattaaaaagtaaacgttgttgtattccacacaatatatattaaaatactgTACATGTTTCGACCGaatcaggtcattatcaagagttgAACAAATACACAGACTGCAGTGCGGTATGTACAAGGAGGTTATTTACAACTTCCTTGGGTATATATGTATACTTATGAAGGGTATCACAATCAAtgaaaaggggggagggggagacggcGGTGAGTGGGTGATTAGGAAGCTATGACAATTGGGAGGGAGGAAGGTCAAGAAAGGTAAGTGAACGGACAAACAGCAGTTGGGTCATAGTCAGCAAATCGTACTATAATTGAGGTGGTGGGGGATCGGTACCGAGTAGAAAGGCGAGGAGTTAGAAGGGAATAGGTCATTTAACAAGTCATTCTTATATACCTTcagatttgataaaatttcaaagttctctattaaattcattttcttcccTTAGTcacattcatataaaattttcggGGTAAAATCAGAGAAATGATCATTTTCTAATAGACAAATGTACATTGttgttacaatttaaaaaaaggattaaaatattcagattaaGTAGgtagttacttttagttttaagttGGGCAAACCAAGGTTAACCTTATTTTTCTACTGGTTTTGCCCCACATAAAACAATTACATCCAGGGATATCAGAATTCAACATAAATTCCACTTTTGGCTTGGAATCACTTTGAATTCGGGTCAATTGTTTGAGTTAGCATGATCTCAAGATTCGCATTGGTTCGGAGGGTAATTTTAAGATTTCAGGTATTTTTCTTAGTGGAAGTTTGTGCTAGGTAAAGGTCCATATCAGCTGGTTTTCTGTGCAAGAAATATTGAAACAGGCCAGCTGTTTTTCAGTCAAAGATCTCTAAAGGAGTGGAACAGTCTCACAAACTGAGATGCTTGTGCAGATGTCTAGGGAGGTGACCCCTTTCAATTAGACAACACCAACTGTTCTCATGAGTTGGTCACAAATTTTACAAGCAATATTAATGGAAACTAGCTACATCATTTTGGGTATTAAAAAGGTTTTCCCCACTATCTAAGACCTAGCGTTTACTGTATGAATATGTTATTTGTGGAGTAATAACAAGTGTGCATGTACATTCAATCAGTAGCGAAGTCAGGACTtcgaaatggggggggggggggggctggccGGAGATATCTGGGCCCTTTCAGAGTGTATTGAAAACATCGTTGGGCAAAGGGGGTAATTCGATGTCAGTTTCTCTCTCTTCCTATTGATTGGAATTGCCTCTGTATATTGTGAGTATTATCCAGAAAtgtaattatgtatgtattttgattCGCCAAGAGATTCTACAGGTAACAGTACCGTCAAGGTAAATAATGAATCAGTCCCAAGCTGCCACAGCTTATGACTCACTTTGTTGAAGTGgtttcttctttaattttcctTCTGAACACATTTAACATTCGGAGAAAGTGTACTCTACATACTTAAGGCAAGTTTTTCAGATGCCCAAATGTGTTATGCTACCATTTGGTTTCTATACTCTTGGTGGCAGTCATCTTCTCTTTTAAATTTAGGCCCTCCAATGATTTTGCAGCTAACATGACCCTCAAGCAATTCATAATCATATTTCATCTCATGAAATTAATTGTATGATGTAGAATTCTCATGCCTCACACATttttggtgtgtgtgtgtgttctaGAAACTTCTTGTAAACATTtcctcattaaataaaaatactttgttcaattccacactttattttaaagagtatgacccgggtttctgcatatcatgctcggggtcatactatttttttttaagtgtggaatagaacaaagtatttttattttatgatgaagcagttccacaaagtaacgccggagaccgtgtcgtatgtaaacatttcctttccatgaacaacatttttcattccatttcacaGTTACAAGCTTGAATCCCTTTGTCTCCAGTGTTCTTACTGAGATGAAAGTATTGTCTAGATCTGGAATGAGGTACACTTTCTTCTGCATTATTTGGAAATCTCCAGAGTCTATGCGTAACCTTGGAGTCATGCTTCCTTTTCCTGTCTCCTTCAATTTGGCCCTACTTTTAAATTTTGCACTTCCATGATAATTTTGGTGTCAGGTAACCACTTACTCTTCTATCAGTGTACTTTTAATTTTCCCCTCCTTAATCAAATATTTGGACGATGAGTGCCTTAGTGCTCCAAATGTTAGTTGAGACGTAAGCATCACTTCCAGAAACTTTATTTGGTATTTCTTCAAAATTACTGTGGCTGTCTTTGGGTGAACCAGTATTTGAATCATGCTCTGCTGCCCATGCAGTCTTTTAACTATTGttattcttattttctatttggttttagtGGGAATTTTCCTCCTTATGATGCTCTCTTTTATCCTTATATTTGGTTTCATAAGACAGACAGTCTCTGGCATTGTGACATGGTTCTCTACAAGCAAAGCAGAGTTGAAGAAGCAATATATGTGATGACAGGGCAGTGGCTTCATTTAGGTTAACTGTTCCTAACCTCTCAAGTTTCTAATGGGATTCTCTTCTTGTTTCTTCATTTAGTAATCTGGCCATTAGATCAATGGCCGGACTAGATTTCTTTTAGATTTATGGCATCCCCCTGATCTATCATAGTGGTGAataagggcatacccaggatcaaaactggaggggggcaagccacggTCGTtaaagttgtaacacagaaaaggttaagtatgccaaaatttcaagaaaatcaagCACTGTAttagttttgaaattatttgctcgaaaaaaaagttttattttaattacatgtattatactaatatcacttttcttggatttaaagaaaatttgttcaaaacattcgttttcaactaaatttacttttgcttctaggggggcagatGCCCCCTCTAGCCAGGACAATATCTTTGTCATAGCTTAaacctttttctttaatttaaaatcacaatGTTATTTGCTACATTTCTGCATTTAACCTCTATTTATAACTGCTCTGCCAATTAAAACATTAAGTCAGGAAACTTaaaattctgattgaaaatcaggGAAATTTAAAATGGGAAGTTGAAGAAGAAAGATATTAACCCTTCATGCATTTTATGAATGAGTAAATATAACTGTTGACTTGGAGTACAAGAAAACTGCTGATATGTAGCTGGGAAGAGAGTAATTTAGATATGTAGTAGTTTAAATAGGGTTTTAAAAACCATAAGCAGTGCAGAGAATCTGTATGAGGGTTAATGAATTGATTTGCTAGCCAtacattaatttgtattttgaactgaaattgttaaCTGTTTctttttaagtgtaaaatttcGTCGATCTGAAGATTGGGTTCCTGTGTATGATTTTATATTTGATCGTGTACGTGCGGTGAATCAAGATGCTGTCATTCAGGGTATCGATAACTGGGAAGGAATTTATCTATATCAGAGTATAGTCAGGTTTCTGGTGTATTCCAGTTACAGGTGAGAACTATGACTTTGGCTTACTGAAATTCATGTACCATCTTCACTTTGTGGACACTTAACTTGTTAATTTTCTAGTATAGACTCTCCTGTGAGCCAAAATACAGATATGACCCTGTAATTAATTTCAAGCACCTTCAAGAGAGTTTAAAAAAGACTCTCCGTCTCTGTGATGAGCAACATATGATGAAGGAGGACGAAACATGTTTTTTCCCTGAATTTGAAGCATTATACTTGTTGATCAACCTTGGTGACCCTGAAGCAATTGTCAGGGGAATAGAGAGAAAAGCCCACTCCAGGTAAGTTAAGTTTACCTTTTTTTAGTTCTGTGTCCAGTCTATATACAGTCAAAGTATGTTTGTTACTCTGTCCTTGTTTGATTTGACCCTCTCCTCCACATTCATAGATTACTTACATGCTCCCCTATTTTTAATCTGTAGCTCTCAGATTTTCCTTCTCTACGCATGtagctataaaataaatttatttgctgaAGTTGCTGTCATcgatcgcaaaattagtgatcactctgacttccAAATTCTGTCATTGGATTTAAActacgttcatttgtggagccaagagttgggacacgaacttaatctgagcaaatacaCGGCAGTACATtcttgcagagttcgtccaacaataatcatgtttatgctgtggatggtattaacagaAAGGCAACAGATGGCGTGAAGtgcctgggagttacgataactttgaacctatcgtggggaacacatataaggaatattcgtggcagagctctgaagaagttaagattcgtgaagcatgttgtgggaagattttcggatgagaaagtaaaagaaatgtgctatATTGCACTCGTCCAACTACACTTTGAATATGCAacgagcatatgggatctggtgcagaaagacctagtccgtgaactgaataaaatacaaaggaaagctgtgcaaCATGCCAAAAaaagctacgggcgtacagactgcAGTAATCAAATTAATTACCCATTAAGAAAATACAGCTGGGAGCTGCCAGAGATTCGGAGGCAAGgtgctaggcttacattgcttgaacgattgagaatagatatctttaagagcaataCAAAGGACATCATCTTAAAACCTCACTAtgaggtccgacagaagtgatgcATTAAGAGAGATATGTTGCCGAAcaggtagatatgggaattcgattttctCCCAAATCATAAAGGAGTTTAATAAATGTTAGGCataatttttttgagcatttgcttttcatatgtAAATGGTTGGTGTCCTGACGCTTCCTGTCACAGGCCTTTTTAGGCTGGTAAGCTTGCAGGGTAATGTGTAGATGCAGATGTACAGTAAATTCCCAATTATAAGGGCTAATGATGGGAAGAGGCTgcacaaaaaatcataaaacatgGGTATTGCTATTTAATGTTTTCGACAGCGATAAGTTTCTTTGCACTAAACCTTGGTCATTATTTGCCAGTGAACTTTATCTGTTGAATTACAGTTTTCTTTCAGCTGGtgcacgtcatcagcaccagcaatttttttctcagctgtGATATccaattatgtatgtatttcatttaGTTGCACATGTATCCTA
It encodes the following:
- the LOC124158603 gene encoding endonuclease III-like protein 1 is translated as MLRCLAGNFIPYTSCIGNEFLKRSIMKKSKPAGPKISSKPKKREHSNLELENPDTSQCKVLKSTKATFKGPKRQHLKVEYENPESSHDEASKAKAVVGVEEPVNWVKTLNNIREMRKSRDAPVDSMGCDKCSDETARPEVVRYHVLISLMLSSQTKDTVTYQAMQRLRSHGLTVESILNTDDETLGKLIYPVGFWKSKVNYIKRTSQILKDEYLSDVPSSVEELCKLPGVGPKMAHLCMKSAWGQVTGIGVDTHVHRIANRLKWAGRKGTKTPEQTRVALESWLPFSLWEEVNHLLVGFGQTICKPVSPLCNSCLNNSICPSASVKSQTGKGFPKRK
- the LOC124158598 gene encoding SAC3 domain-containing protein 1 translates to MDTQNLKAFIKGTCQDMCPESERRMREREKLLHPLEILQGTQGLEKPLADPTRTVKVFSRSAAGRRTSSPHDLRPLPVLKKTLEFLFSHVKFRRSEDWVPVYDFIFDRVRAVNQDAVIQGIDNWEGIYLYQSIVRFLVYSSYRLSCEPKYRYDPVINFKHLQESLKKTLRLCDEQHMMKEDETCFFPEFEALYLLINLGDPEAIVRGIERKAHSRMRDFETALEMSLAFWQGNYVRVLNLLKELPLLLSCAATLHIPVVRRKALKIMSISYSNKNLSFPCDDLQRILHYCSREHLLEDCTHYKICVKDERVQFLKGSFDDKADLVTPRPSVSLDQKLNVVNLPDLLLNGG